A window from Primulina huaijiensis isolate GDHJ02 chromosome 13, ASM1229523v2, whole genome shotgun sequence encodes these proteins:
- the LOC140990902 gene encoding methyl-CpG-binding domain-containing protein 2-like: protein MEQSPSSSANKVWESVRAYTVQCASCSKWRLIPSKEKYEEIRETINEQPFTCDIARQWKPDISCEKESDVKHEDQNWVWAMDKPNIPRTPKGWQRIIRTRAEGGAKFADVYYVTPSNKRLRSMVELNRYLGEHPQFVQEGVAISQFSFQPPVSFDDNHVPRRRARSSRAINGSESTANPVLSIVPYVNKD, encoded by the exons ATGGAACAAAGTCCAAGCAGCTCGGCAAATAAGGTTTGGGAATCTGTCAGGGCATATACAGTCCAGTGCGCCTCGTGTTCAAAGTGGAGGCTCATCCCGTCGAAGGAGAAATATGAGGAAATAAGAGAAACAATCAATGAACAACCTTTCACGTGTGATATAGCCAGACAGTGGAAGCCTGATATATCATGTGAGAAGGAATCTGATGTCAAGCACGAGGATCAAAACTGGGTATGGGCAATGGACAAGCCCAACATTCCTCGGACACCTAAGGGCTGGCAACGGATTATAAGAACTCGAGCAGAAGGAGGCGCGAAATTTGCTGATGT GTACTATGTGACACCATCTAACAAGAGATTGCGTTCAATGGTGGAACTTAATAG GTACCTTGGTGAGCACCCACAATTTGTGCAAGAGGGTGTTGCCATATCTCAATTTTCATTTCAGCCCCCTGTATCATTTGATGATAATCATGTTCCGAGGAGGCGTGCTCGTTCTTCACGTGCTATCAATGGTTCAGAATCGACAG CAAACCCCGTGTTATCTATTGTTCCATATGTGAATAAAGACTAA
- the LOC140991291 gene encoding methyl-CpG-binding domain-containing protein 2-like has product MEQSSSSSAKKVWESVRAYTVQCASCSKWRLFPSKEERRETINEQPLTCDIARRWKPDISCEMESDVKREDQSWVWAMDKPNIPRTPGNEYIIRSRAEGGTKFADVYHVTPSNAFDGRTAKCLKLGNI; this is encoded by the coding sequence ATGGAACAAAGTTCAAGCAGCTCGGCAAAAAAGGTCTGGGAATCTGTCAGGGCATACACAGTCCAGTGCGCCTCATGTTCAAAGTGGAGGCTTTTCCCCTCAAAGGAGGAAAGACGAGAAACAATCAATGAACAGCCTTTGACGTGTGATATAGCAAGGCGGTGGAAGCCTGATATATCATGCGAGATGGAATCTGATGTCAAGAGGGAGGATCAAAGCTGGGTATGGGCCATGGACAAGCCCAACATTCCTCGGACACCAGGCAACGAATATATCATAAGATCTCGAGCGGAAGGAGGCACGAAATTCGCTGATGTGTATCATGTGACACCGTCCAATGCGTTCGATGGTCGAACTGCTAAATGTCTTAAACTTGGGAACATCTAG